The following proteins are encoded in a genomic region of Cricetulus griseus strain 17A/GY chromosome 7, alternate assembly CriGri-PICRH-1.0, whole genome shotgun sequence:
- the LOC100762011 gene encoding zinc finger protein 354B, whose amino-acid sequence MAPEQREGKSQVSVTFEDVAVLFTRDEWKKLDHSQRSLYREVMLENYSNLASLGFPFTKPEMISVLQQGEEPWKIEKGSHSSSLGCNSSLQTTKSTQTKDSSFQGLLRKQLKRDKSWDFTSGKFCRSDNYFKKQDKNESLQTISVTHTKILTVDKSHKNFEFGLNIGLKSVGKQKISIEKTQRNSFKENSNSLNQPRIKTVEKRYKCTTCEKAFMHNSSLRKHLKNHTGERLFQCKECLKAFSQSSALIQHQRTHTGEKPYICKECGKAFSHSASLCKHLRTHTLEKSYTCKECGKSFSRRSGLFLHQKIHARENPHKYNPGRKASTSLSGCQRIHSRKKTYLCNECGNTFKSSSSLRYHQRIHTGEKPFKCSECGRAFSQSASLIQHERIHTGERPYRCNECGKGFTSISRLNRHRIIHTGEKLYNCNECGKALSSHSTLIIHERIHTGEKPCKCKVCGKAFRQSSALIQHQRMHTGERPYKCNECGKTFRCNSSLSNHQRIHTGEKPYRCIECGMSFGQSAALIQHQRIHTGEKPFKCNTCEKSFRQSSSLIAHQRIHTGEKPYECTACGKLFSQRSSLTNHYKIHIEEDSLNTDMHE is encoded by the exons ATGGCTCCAGAGCAAAGGGAAGGGAAGTCTCAG GTGTCGGTGACGTTTGAGGATGTGGCTGTGCTCTTTACTCGGGATGAGTGGAAGAAGCTGGACCACTCTCAGAGAAGCCTGTACCGTGAGGTGATGCTAGAGAACTACAGCAACCTGGCCTCACTGG GGTTTCCATTCACCAAACCAGAGATGATCTCCGTGTTGCAGCAAGGAGAAGAACCCtggaaaatagagaaaggaagtCATAGCTCCTCTCTTG gatGCAATAGCAGTCTTCAAACCACAAAATCAACTCAAACTAAAGATTCATCATTTCAGGGATTATTGaggaaacaactcaaaagagaCAAATCGTGGGACTTCACATCAGGAAAATTCTGCAGATCTGACAACTATTTTAAGAAGCAGGACAAAAATGAAAGCTTACAAACAATTTCAGTCACCCATACGAAAATCCTTACTGTAGATAAGagccataagaattttgaatttgGTCTAAACATTGGCCTGAAGTCAGTTGGTAAGCAAAAGATTTCTatagaaaaaacacaaagaaatagctTCAAGGAAAATTCAAATTCACTTAATCAACCAAGAATTAAGACAGTGGAGAAACGCTATAAATGTACTACTTGTGAAAAAGCTTTCATGCACAACTCATCCCTCCGAAAACATCTGAAAAACCACACTGGAGAAAGATTATTTCAGTGTAAAGAATGCTTGAAAGCTTTCAGCCAAAGTTCTGCTCTTATTCAACATCAAAgaactcacactggagagaaaccctacatatgtaaagaatgtgggaaagccttcagccATAGTGCATCCCTTTGTAAGCACCTAAGAACTCATACTTTGGAGAAATCTTATACATGCAAAGAATGTGGAAAATCCTTTAGCAGAAGGTCTGGCCTTTTTTTGCATCAAAAAATCCATGCCCGAGAAAATCCTCATAAATATAACCCAGGTAGGAAGGCATCCACTTCCCTTTCAGGGTGTCAGAGAATTCATTCAAGAAAAAAGACCTACTTGTGTAACGAATGTGGCAACACCTTTAAGTCTAGCTCGTCCCTTCGTTatcatcagagaatccacactggagagaaacccttcaAATGTAGCGAATGTGGCAGAGCCTTCAGTCAGAGTGCATCACTTATTCAACATgaaagaattcacactggagaaaGGCCCTACAGATGTAATGAGTGCggaaaaggcttcacttctattTCAAGACTCAATAGACACCGAATaattcacactggggagaaattgTATAATTGTAatgaatgtggcaaagccttaaGTTCCCATTCAACTCTTATTATTCATgaaagaattcacactggagagaaaccatgcAAATGTAAAgtttgtgggaaagccttcagacAAAGTTCAGCTCTGATCCAACATCAGAGAATGCATACTGGAGAAAGACCTTATAAGTGTAATGAGTGTGGGAAAACATTCAGGTGTAACTCATCCCTCAGCAACCATCAgcgaattcatactggagagaaaccataccGATGTATAGAATGTGGCATGTCATTTGGCCAAAGTGCAGCTCTTATTCAACATCAGAGGATTCACACGGGAGAGAAACCCTTTAAATGTAACACATGTGAGAAGAGTTTTAGACAAAGCTCCTCCCTTATAGCACATCAgcgaattcatactggagagaaaccctatgaatgtactGCATGTGGGAAGCTCTTCAGCCAGAGATCCTCCCTTACCAATCATTATAAAATTCATATTGAAGAAGACTCCCTGAATACAGATATGCATGAGTAA